The sequence CTTCGAAACGGCCAAACCCGTTCGGATCGTTCATCCAGCCGAAGGGCGGACGGAAATGATAGCTATCGGGCAGCTCGGGAGCGGCGTTATCAGGCTTGGTGTGGACGACGGTGATGCCGGTTTCCAGCACATCCGAAGCGGTGAACCAGTAGATGACGGAAACGGCGGTCGTGACCGTGTCATAGCTCAGCTCCACATGGCCGCCGCCGAACACCTGATAGATTCGAAAACCGAACTCTTCGGTATTGATGCTTGAAACTTCAGCGAATTTTCCATTCTGGTTGGAGAAGGAGACGGCACCGGGTTCGGCCGCCTTTTTCGCCTTCAGCCAGACATGGAAGGTGGCGTTGACCGGCAGGTCGGTGTGGAGGGTGCGGATGGCGCTTTCCGATACTTCCGTCACGGTTTCAACGACGCTCATTGCTGTTCCTTTCATTTCGGCATTCTGCGGGTCAAGCATAGGAACGATGATGGCGCTGGAAAGTTCATTGCGCAAAATACAATGAGTGGCGTTATAGGCACGGTGTGACGGCATTGTCGCTCGCAACTGCGGCCTTGCCGCCCCATATAAAGGCAAAAGCAGGGAGTTTAACCGTGATCAGATTCGACAATTCCTATGCCCGCCTGCCGGAGCGGTTCAGCGCCGCCGTGCTGCCGACGCCGGTGAAGGCGCCGCGCCTCATCGCCTTCAATCGCAAGCTGGCAGACGAACTCCTTCTGGATGTTTCCGGCCTTGACGACGAAAGGCTGGCGGCGATCTTTTCCGGCAATGTCGTGCCGCAGGGGGCCGAGCCGCTGGCGATGGCCTATGCCGGCCACCAGTTCGGCGGCTTCGTGCCGCAGCTGGGCGATGGTCGCGCCATTCTTCTCGGCGAGGTGATCGACGCGAATGGCAGGAGGCGGGATATCCAGCTCAAGGGTTCCGGCCCCACGCCCTTTTCGCGCAGGGGCGACGGGCGCGCCGCCCTCGGACCGGTGCTGCGTGAATATATCGTTTCGGAAGCTATGTTTGCGCTTGGCATTCCCGCCACGCGGGCCTTGGCGGCGGTTCTGAGCGGCGAAAAGGTGCAGCGCGAGGTCGGGCTGCCGGGCGGCGTCTTCACCCGTGTTGCGGCAAGCCACATCCGTGTCGGCACCTTCCAGTTCTTCGCCGCGCGCGAGGATGACGAGGCGATCAAAAACCTTGCCGACCACGTGATTGACCGCCATTATCCCGATGCGAAAAATGCGGACAACCCCTATCTGGCGCTGCTGCGCGGCATCGCTGAAAGGCAGTGCGACCTTATTGCCCGCTGGATGATGGTGGGTTTCATTCATGGTGTGATGAACACCGATAATATGGCGGTATCCGGCGAGACCATCGATTTCGGCCCCTGCGCCTTCCTTGATGAATACCACCCCAACAAGGTCTTCTCATCCATCGATGCGCAGGGCCGTTACGCCTTCAACAACCAGCCGGGCATCGCCCAGTGGAACATCGCCAGGCTGGCGGAATGCCTGCTGCCGCTGCTCGATCCTCAAGTGGAAAAGGCCGCCGAACTTGCCAATGCCGTTCTCGCCGATTTCGCCGCCGCCTTTCCCAAGCGCTGGCTGGCCGGCATGCGCGAAAAACTCGGCCTGACGCTGGAAGAGGAAGGCGATCTCGGTCTCGTGCAGGCACTTCTGGCTCTGATGCAGGCGTCCGAAGCGGATTACACGCAGACCTTCCGGCGGCTTTCCCATGCGGCGAATGGCGATGCCGAACCATTTCGCGGCATGTTCATCGATATTGCCGGGGCCGACGAATTTCTGGCCCGCTGGCGCGAAAGAGCCGGGCGTGAAGAAATCTCCGATGCCGACAGGTCACGGGCAATGCTGTCCGTCAATCCGGCTGTCATCCCGCGTAACCACCGTATCGAGGAACTGATCGAGGCGGCGGTGGAAGAGGATGATTTCGAGCCTTTCCACGCCATGCTGGCGGCAATCGCGACGCCCTTCGAGGAGCGGCCGGACAATTTTGTCTACATGCAGCCGCCGATGAGCCATGAGCGGGTGTTCAGGACGTTTTGCGGGACGTGATGGGTTCGTCATCCTCACCGTCATGCCGGATCAAGTCCGGCATGACGGAAAAAAGCTGTTTCCCTTATCCCACCCGGGCCAGCGGCTCATGTGAGCCATAATACCGGCCGAACCGGTTTTCGAGGAATTTCGGCAGCGCCACTTCCTCCTGCCGCACGAAGCCCTTCTGTGGCAGGGCGCCTTCAGCAAGCAGATCGAGAACCGTGCAGATGCCGGCGGCGGTGGTGATCTGGATGGCGCTCATCATCCGGCCGGAAACAGGGCCGGCATAGACCTTGTTGGCATAGGTTTCCTGCAGGAAACGACCGTTGCGGGTGCCGCAGACGGTGACGAAGACGATGACCACATCCTGCATGGTGCCGGGCAGGGCGTTTTCGAACAGGTCCTTCAGCACATCGCGGCGGTTGCGCAGGTTGAGGTCGTTCAGAAGCGCCTTCATGATTGCCACATGGCCGGGATAACGGATGGTGCGGTAATTCATCGTCCGCACCTTGCCTTCCAGCGTGGCGCAGAGCGTGCCGAGGCCGCCCGAGGTGTTGAAGGCCTCATAGGTGACGCCGTCGAGCGAAAATTCCTCACGCTCTTCCAGCGCCGGAACGGCGGTAAGGCGGCCTTCGACGATGGCTTCGCAGGGCTCGATATATTCGTTGATCAGCCCGTCCGTGCTCCAGGTGAGATTGTAGTTGAGCGCATTGGACGGATATTGCGGCAGCGCGCCGACACGCATGCGCACGCTGTCGAGCTTGTCGAAGCGGGCGGCGAGATCGGCGGCGACGATGGAGATGAAGCCGGGCGCGAGACCGCATTGCGGAATGAGCGCGGTTTCAGCCGTTTCCGAGAGCGCCTTGACCTTGCGGGTGGATTCCACGTCTTCGGTAAGATCGAGATAATGCGTGCCCACAGTGACTGCCGCCTCCGCAATGCCCGCCGTCAGGTGGAAGGGGGCTGCGGACAGCACGGCGAATTTGCCCTTCAGCAGTGCTTCCAGCGCCGGGCGATCGGCGATGTCGACGATCTCGGTATCGACGCGCTCATGCGCCGGCACATTGGCCAGCTGGTCGGCCGAGCGGTCGGCAACCGTGATGCGATAATCGCCTGTTGCGGCCAGCATCCAGGCGATGGCTGAACCGATATTGCCCGCGCCGATGACGACAATGTTTTTCATGTTTTTGTTCCCCGCAGTAAATTCGCATGTCTTTGCGCAACGAATGCGCCTCAGAGACAGAATGCCAGCTTCTATTGACGATTCGCAGCTTCACTATGTGCAGATAGCGGTCTATTATTGGACAGTTAGACGAGAGGATTGATCATTATGACGATCGCCGACAAGGATCGGGCGCTGCTGGCCCTGCTTTCCGAAAATGCCCGCATGCCGGTGGCGGAACTGGCGCGCAAACTCGGCCTTTCCCGCACGACCGTGCAGGCGCGCATCGAGCGGCTGGAGGCAGACGGGGTGATTGCCGGTTATGGCCTGAGGCTTTCGGAAAGCTATCTTTCCGGGCTGGTGCGCGCCCATGTGCTGATTACCATTGCACCCAAGGCGCTGCCCGGCGTGACGGCCGCGCTTGCCGCCATCAAGGAGGTCACGACGCTGCATTCGGTGAGCGGCACATTTGACCTGATTGCGATTCTGGCCGCCCCTTCGATCCTCGATCTCGACCGGCTGATCGACCGCATAGGCGCGCTTGACGGTGTGGAGCGCACGCTGTCGTCGATCATTCTGTCGACGCGGATTTCGCGGTAGGGATGTTTTGGGAAGTGTAAGGTACGCAAAACCCACTTCCGTCATGCCGGACTTGATCCGGCATCCAGCCGCAGCGCGTCTGCGCGGCGAATAGAGTCTTTTCAGCCCAAGGACTTGGGCTGGCTGGATACCGGCTCAAGGCCGGTATGATGGAAGCAATGTTCTACAAAACGAAGCGTATTCTTGCCTATGATGCTGGTACCAGCCCCTCCTCGGTGAAGGTGGGCGGCGGCGGAAACTTCTTAGCCGTCACTACGGACGTTTCTGGCACAACCGGTGTTGACGGGAATGTTACCATTGGCGTAGTCGCTGGTAACTTGAGGATTGAAAACAGGTCTGGCTCTTTGGCTTATTTTCGATATTTCTTTTTGGGCTAGATATACGCGAATGCAAGGCATTACTGATGAATGACGACATCGTGGCGGCTCTCGCTGCTCATCGGGTGACCTTTATGGGGGCACCAAGGGAAACGCGGTTTGGGTTCGGCCCCGCAAGAGGGCCGATAACCCTAGAGCCTTTCATTCAATTTCGGGGAGGCACCATAGATGCGCGTCAAATTGGCGCTTTCTCATATCTAGGTTGCCGAGTGTCCGTGCTGAGGCATGTCGAATGCATCGGTCGGTTCTGTTCTATCGCCCCGAATTTGACGACGGGACCGGCGGAGCATGCTACATCGATGCTCGGAACCCATTCAATGTTCAACGGGCAATGGGACAAGCAATGGCCAGAGTTGTTCGATGAGTTTGGCATCGAGCCGTGGCAGGTTATCGCGGGGCGGACGGCCGCTAACGCTCAGTTAGCGGCAAGGGCCGCTCGGATAAAAATCGGCAATGACGTCTGGATTGGCGACGGCGTTTTCATCTCTCGCGGTGTTACTATCGGTGATGGAGCCGTTATCGCCGCGCGGGCGGTTGTGACCAAGGATGTCGCACCTTATGCAATTGTCGGCGGAGTGCCGGCTAAGTTGATACGCTATCGATTTGTAGAGGATTTGCGGCTGCGGCTTCTCGCTACACACTGGTGGGACTACGGACCGGCTATCCTAAAGGGATTGGATTGGTCCTCACCGGGTGCCTGCATTGATCAACTTGAAAAGCGGGTCGATGAAGGTGCGGAGCCGTACCTGCCGAAAAAACTCAAGATCAACTCCGATGGATTGATCGCTGACTAGCCTTTCTGTCAGCGATGTTTGAGCATCCTTTGTCGCATGGCGGACCTCTTCGCAAGACCGTTTGGAGTGCGGGATGGCCAGCACGAAAATCAAGTACCAGAAGCGCCTCTTTGTAGGGGTTAAGATGATTATTTTTGTTTTCGTGTCCGAAAGCTGACGCTGATTCGTCCAGAAGGTCGCGCCCCGCCACACGAAGCGGCAAAGGCGCTTGTCTCTCCCATGCTTTTGTCGCTACGCGAGGGCGAAGACCATCTAAGCCGCCGCCCTCTCGTCATAAGCCCTCTGCGCCGCCAGCACCGCGTCCATATTGCCCTCCGCCCAATGCGCAAGCGCCGCCACCGTGTCGGTGAGCGTCCGCCCCAGCGGCGTCAGCGAATATTCGACCGTTACCGGCACGGTCGGAAAGGCCTGCCGGGAAATCAGCCCGTCACGCTCGAGCTTCTTCAGCGTCTGCGACAGGACCTTCTGCGAAATGCCCTTGATCTCGCGCCGCAGCAGGTTGAAGCGCACGGGATCGCGCCGCAGCTTGTCGAGGATCAACAGCGC comes from Rhizobium rhizogenes and encodes:
- a CDS encoding YdiU family protein → MRFDNSYARLPERFSAAVLPTPVKAPRLIAFNRKLADELLLDVSGLDDERLAAIFSGNVVPQGAEPLAMAYAGHQFGGFVPQLGDGRAILLGEVIDANGRRRDIQLKGSGPTPFSRRGDGRAALGPVLREYIVSEAMFALGIPATRALAAVLSGEKVQREVGLPGGVFTRVAASHIRVGTFQFFAAREDDEAIKNLADHVIDRHYPDAKNADNPYLALLRGIAERQCDLIARWMMVGFIHGVMNTDNMAVSGETIDFGPCAFLDEYHPNKVFSSIDAQGRYAFNNQPGIAQWNIARLAECLLPLLDPQVEKAAELANAVLADFAAAFPKRWLAGMREKLGLTLEEEGDLGLVQALLALMQASEADYTQTFRRLSHAANGDAEPFRGMFIDIAGADEFLARWRERAGREEISDADRSRAMLSVNPAVIPRNHRIEELIEAAVEEDDFEPFHAMLAAIATPFEERPDNFVYMQPPMSHERVFRTFCGT
- a CDS encoding saccharopine dehydrogenase family protein — protein: MKNIVVIGAGNIGSAIAWMLAATGDYRITVADRSADQLANVPAHERVDTEIVDIADRPALEALLKGKFAVLSAAPFHLTAGIAEAAVTVGTHYLDLTEDVESTRKVKALSETAETALIPQCGLAPGFISIVAADLAARFDKLDSVRMRVGALPQYPSNALNYNLTWSTDGLINEYIEPCEAIVEGRLTAVPALEEREEFSLDGVTYEAFNTSGGLGTLCATLEGKVRTMNYRTIRYPGHVAIMKALLNDLNLRNRRDVLKDLFENALPGTMQDVVIVFVTVCGTRNGRFLQETYANKVYAGPVSGRMMSAIQITTAAGICTVLDLLAEGALPQKGFVRQEEVALPKFLENRFGRYYGSHEPLARVG
- a CDS encoding helix-turn-helix domain-containing protein, with amino-acid sequence MENIYDVYEDRCPTRMVLDRIADKWALLILDKLRRDPVRFNLLRREIKGISQKVLSQTLKKLERDGLISRQAFPTVPVTVEYSLTPLGRTLTDTVAALAHWAEGNMDAVLAAQRAYDERAAA
- a CDS encoding CatB-related O-acetyltransferase, which encodes MFNGQWDKQWPELFDEFGIEPWQVIAGRTAANAQLAARAARIKIGNDVWIGDGVFISRGVTIGDGAVIAARAVVTKDVAPYAIVGGVPAKLIRYRFVEDLRLRLLATHWWDYGPAILKGLDWSSPGACIDQLEKRVDEGAEPYLPKKLKINSDGLIAD
- a CDS encoding Lrp/AsnC family transcriptional regulator is translated as MTIADKDRALLALLSENARMPVAELARKLGLSRTTVQARIERLEADGVIAGYGLRLSESYLSGLVRAHVLITIAPKALPGVTAALAAIKEVTTLHSVSGTFDLIAILAAPSILDLDRLIDRIGALDGVERTLSSIILSTRISR